Proteins from one Cryptomeria japonica chromosome 4, Sugi_1.0, whole genome shotgun sequence genomic window:
- the LOC131029424 gene encoding uncharacterized protein LOC131029424: MMQETKLNEENASFFKSFSRMWDGVYQEAIGSKGGMVVLWNLDKVAVDLINKQKNWMHCKVRILQEEMDFSLFNVYGPTKTEEKKRVWIEIIDQIRMIDSEKAIVAGDFNALLYNEEKFGGLSMNARVMEDFRNFVTNNNLFDVVPKFGKFTWTNRRANFSRIYESLDRIFVGSFWLRDSTFEVNIEKWWKECIDIKGTPSYCFIKKMKYLKNKIKIWNVVSFKNIFAEKLRVEVELDRINNLVTEKGMMNEEYYAEISLKVELAEILLREEMFWRDKSRELWLDAGDSNSKFFYASLKAKRNKNRINQLKDVLGKMVGKAEELENLAVKYVVEILGSSEGDRDESVEYLLDIIDKQILEEDNASVLASITKDEVKKATFELHSHKALGLDGVTMELYQRCWKFMGEDIWMVVEEFQRKGKFVKEINNTLIALIPKKQSCQSIADYRPISLSEEIDDMVWVNEVEAVVGPYVADYIMDGQMESEWIEWKLVGEWKMEKNVELKDILNRKNKSSIKMKWTSYYGVHLN, encoded by the exons ATGATGCAAGAGACCAAGCTTAATGAAGAAAATGCCTCCTTTTTCAAATCTTTTAGCAGGATGTGGGATGGAGTGTATCAGGAGGCGATAGGATCCAAGGGTGGAATGGTGGTTCTTTGGAATCTAGATAAAGTGGCAGTAGATTTGATCAATAAGCAAAAAAATTGGATGCATTGTAAAGTAAGAATCTTGCAGGAAGAAATGGATTTTTCCCTATTCAATGTTTATGGACCGACTAAGACAGAAGAAAAGAAAAGGGTTTGGATAGAAATCATAGATcagattagaatgattgattcggAGAAAGCAATAGTGGCAGGAGATTTCAATGCATTACTCTACAATGAAGAAAAATTTGGAGGTTTAAGTATGAATGCCCGAGTGATGGAAGATTTCAGAAATTTTGTAACAAACAATAACCTCTTTGATGTAGTCCCTAAATTTGGAAAATTTACATGGACTAACAGGAGGGCAAATTTTAGCAGAATTTATGAGAGTTTGGACAGAATATTTGTTGGATCATTTTGGTTAAGAG ATTCAACCTTCGAAGTAAACATTGAGAAGTGGTGGAAAGAATGTATAGATATTAAAGGCACTCCAAGTTATTGTTTTATCAAAAAGATGAAATACCTTAAgaataaaatcaaaatatggaatgtGGTATCCTTCAAGAATATTTTTGCTGAAAAACTAAGGGTGGAAGTGGAACTAGATAGGATCAATAACTTGGTGACCGAGAAGGGGATGATGAATGAAGAGTACTATGCTGAGATTTCCCTTAAAGTTGAACTGGCAGAAATTCTTCTAAGAGAAGAAATGTTTTGGCGAGACAAATCCAGAGAATTATGGTTAGATGCAGGGGATTCAAATTCCAAATTCTTTTATGCCTCCTTAAAAGCAAAAAGGAATAAAAATAGAATCAATCAGTTGAAAGATGTCTTGGGCAAAATGGTTGGCAAAGCAGAAGAGTTGGAGAACCTAGCAGTCAAATATGTTGTAGAAATCTTGGGATCTTCGGAAGGGGATAGAGATGAATCAGTTGAATATCTTTTGGATATCATTGACAAACAGATTTTGGAGGAGGATAACGCTTCAGTTTTGGCTTCAATTACAAAAGACGAAGTTAAAAAGGCAACATTTGAGTTGCACTCGCATAAAGCTCTGGGTCTAGATGGGGTGACAATGGAGTTGTATCAGAGGTGTTGGAAATTCATGGGAGAGGATATTTGGATGGTGGTGGAGGAATTTCAAAGGAAAGGCAAATTtgttaaagaaataaataatactCTTATAGCACTGATTCCAAAAAAGCAAAGTTGTCAGAGTATTGCTGATTATAGGCCAATATCTCTGT CTGAAGAAATAGATGACATGGTTTGGGTTAACGAAGTGGAAGCAGTGGTTGGTCCGTATGTGGCTGATTATATTATGGATGGGCAGATGGAATCAGAGTGGATTGAATGGAAATTAGTTGGAGAATGGAAGATGGAGAAGAATGTGGAGCTAAAGGACATTCTAAACAGGAAAAACAAATCATCTATCAAAATGAAGTGGACCAGTTATTATGGAGTGCATCTAAACTAG